The Methylobacterium currus genome contains a region encoding:
- a CDS encoding nucleotidyltransferase family protein, whose translation MTRGDAIIQLKAHAHSVRDMGATSLYLFGSTARDDARPDSDLDLFIDYDPESRFNGLDLVGIKLFLEDQLGTAVDVTTRDSLHPRLRARIERSAVKVF comes from the coding sequence ATGACTCGCGGCGATGCCATCATCCAGCTCAAGGCGCATGCCCACAGTGTGCGGGACATGGGCGCAACGTCGCTCTACCTGTTCGGATCGACTGCCCGGGACGATGCCCGACCCGACAGCGATCTCGACCTGTTCATCGACTACGATCCCGAGAGCCGCTTCAACGGTCTCGATCTCGTCGGTATCAAGCTTTTCCTTGAGGATCAGCTGGGGACCGCAGTCGACGTGACTACCCGCGACAGCCTGCATCCGCGGTTGCGTGCACGCATCGAGCGATCGGCGGTCAAGGTCTTCTGA
- a CDS encoding recombinase family protein: protein MADVLGYARVSTGDQDVAGQARRLEQAGAIRVFTDVRSGKSMDRPGLIELLAYARRGDTLAVVRLDRLGRSLAELISVVEQLKGRGVALLSLEEKLDTSSAAGELIFHVFGAIAQFERRLIAERTKDGIAAARARGKVPGRQPVDADRVQAALKLVQAGLSPTKAASQLGLGRSTVYREVAAAGLARLT from the coding sequence ATGGCAGATGTTCTCGGTTATGCCCGCGTCAGCACCGGCGACCAGGACGTTGCCGGCCAAGCCAGACGGCTGGAGCAGGCTGGCGCCATCCGGGTGTTCACCGACGTTCGGTCTGGCAAATCGATGGACCGCCCCGGTCTGATCGAACTCCTGGCCTATGCACGCCGCGGCGACACGCTGGCGGTGGTGCGACTCGACCGGCTCGGCCGCTCTCTCGCGGAACTCATCTCCGTGGTCGAGCAACTGAAGGGCCGCGGTGTGGCTCTCCTCAGCCTGGAAGAGAAGCTCGACACGTCCTCGGCCGCCGGGGAACTCATCTTCCACGTGTTCGGGGCCATTGCGCAATTCGAGCGTCGGCTCATCGCCGAGCGCACTAAGGACGGGATCGCAGCAGCCCGCGCCAGGGGAAAGGTTCCTGGCCGCCAGCCTGTGGACGCCGACAGGGTGCAGGCCGCGCTGAAGCTGGTCCAAGCCGGCCTTTCGCCAACGAAGGCCGCCAGCCAACTTGGTCTTGGACGATCGACCGTCTACCGGGAAGTCGCCGCCGCAGGGCTGGCACGCCTGACCTGA
- a CDS encoding Tn3 family transposase produces the protein MGRRDLLSAEERRRIFGVPTERDDLARFYTFEAADLDLIGTRREDRNRLGFGVQLALLRHPGLTLAQVAVQPDVDLAPMTAFVAEQLRIPAEIFRAYGARDQTRTDHAREVATALGLRSATRTDLPLLIEAAAAASWATDKGGVIVTAMIAALREAKIMLPAPATIERAGVTGRAKARTRTYAALLAGLGSDQIRALDALSSVGTRTGLTRLTELRTIPVAAKPDHVGDILAQLQAVRALGIDPLAESRVHPDRLARLAREGRLSPAYLMDRYTTARRRATIVALLLDLEARLIDAAIEMADKLIGGAFTRAKNAQARQYTSTARDVGRLMRMFRGTIDALVAAAGAGEDPLHAVDEAVGWAKLLRARGEVAEIADAAGVDPLVRAADRHATLRKFAPALLEALEFKAACGSDKTVAAVHLLRELAGTHRREVPRDAPMPFKKEWHALVIRADGRIDRRLYETAVLAHLRNKLRSGDVWVERSSAYRRFDSYMLASAEVVPITSELGLPATADAWLESRARELDRRLKRFADRLGKGKLDGVAMRDGRLSITPVRAIATPEAKRLAERLDALMPRARITELLHEAARGTGFLSAFTNLRTGDPCPNENALLAAILADATNLGLARMAEASQGVTRDQLVWTADAYLREETYKAALARIIDAHHALPISAVWGDGTTSSSDGQFFRSGKRGAAAGEINARYGVDPGFSFYTHVSDQHAPYHVRVISAATHEAPYVLDGLLHHGSSLPLAEHYTDTGGATDHVFALCAMLGFRFCPRLRDFPDRRLIPIAPPTAYPALAPLLGKKVRADVVREHWGEILRLVASLKAGHAAPSVMLKKLAAYERQNQLDLALQEVGKVERTLFMLDWLENPVLRQRCQAGLNKSEQRHQLTQALYTFRQGRLVDRSHEAQQYRASGLNLVIASIVWWNTTYIADGVDHLRGAGEQVRDEVLAHTSPVGWEHIAFSGDFLWDRAAALPHGRRPLNLGRTTRRVA, from the coding sequence ATGGGACGACGCGACCTGCTCAGCGCCGAGGAGCGCCGCCGCATCTTCGGCGTCCCGACCGAGCGCGATGATCTGGCGCGGTTCTACACCTTCGAGGCCGCCGACCTGGATCTGATCGGGACCCGACGTGAGGATCGCAATCGGCTCGGGTTCGGCGTTCAACTGGCCCTGCTACGCCATCCTGGGCTGACGCTCGCCCAGGTCGCGGTGCAGCCGGATGTCGATCTCGCGCCCATGACGGCCTTCGTCGCCGAGCAGCTCCGGATCCCGGCCGAGATCTTCAGGGCCTACGGCGCGCGGGACCAGACCCGGACCGACCACGCTCGTGAGGTCGCGACGGCACTGGGGCTGCGGTCGGCAACCCGCACTGATCTTCCGCTGCTGATCGAGGCCGCCGCCGCTGCCTCCTGGGCCACCGACAAGGGCGGGGTAATCGTGACGGCCATGATCGCTGCCCTGCGTGAGGCGAAGATCATGCTGCCTGCCCCCGCGACGATCGAGCGAGCGGGCGTGACCGGTCGGGCCAAGGCGCGCACGCGGACCTACGCCGCCTTGCTGGCGGGGCTGGGATCCGATCAGATCAGGGCGCTCGACGCCCTGTCGAGCGTGGGGACGAGAACCGGTCTTACCCGGCTGACCGAGCTGCGCACCATCCCGGTCGCGGCAAAGCCCGACCATGTCGGCGACATCCTCGCCCAGTTGCAGGCCGTGCGCGCCCTCGGCATCGACCCTCTCGCGGAGAGTCGTGTGCATCCGGACCGGCTCGCGCGCTTGGCGCGCGAGGGCCGCCTGTCTCCGGCCTACCTGATGGACCGCTATACGACGGCACGCCGGCGAGCGACGATCGTGGCGCTGCTCCTCGACCTCGAGGCTCGGCTGATCGACGCCGCCATCGAGATGGCTGACAAGCTGATCGGGGGCGCCTTCACTCGGGCCAAGAATGCGCAGGCGCGCCAGTATACTTCCACAGCGCGCGACGTCGGGCGGCTCATGCGTATGTTCCGCGGCACCATCGACGCGCTCGTAGCCGCAGCCGGCGCGGGCGAGGATCCGCTGCATGCCGTGGACGAGGCAGTTGGTTGGGCCAAGCTGTTGCGGGCGCGGGGCGAGGTGGCCGAGATCGCGGACGCCGCCGGCGTCGACCCGCTCGTGCGCGCCGCTGATCGCCATGCCACTCTTCGCAAGTTCGCACCGGCGCTGTTGGAAGCGCTCGAGTTCAAGGCCGCTTGTGGGAGCGACAAGACGGTCGCGGCCGTGCACCTCCTGCGCGAGCTGGCCGGTACGCACCGACGTGAGGTCCCGCGCGATGCGCCCATGCCGTTCAAGAAGGAGTGGCACGCCCTGGTGATCCGCGCGGACGGCCGCATCGACCGGCGCCTCTACGAAACTGCCGTGCTGGCCCACCTGCGCAACAAACTCCGCTCGGGCGACGTGTGGGTCGAACGTTCGTCGGCCTACCGGCGCTTCGACAGCTACATGCTGGCCTCGGCCGAGGTGGTTCCGATCACCTCCGAACTGGGTCTCCCCGCGACGGCCGACGCTTGGCTGGAAAGCCGCGCTCGCGAGCTCGACCGCCGACTGAAGCGGTTCGCGGATCGGCTCGGGAAGGGAAAGCTCGATGGCGTCGCAATGCGTGACGGCCGGTTGTCCATCACCCCTGTCCGGGCGATCGCCACGCCTGAGGCGAAACGGCTCGCAGAGCGGCTCGACGCACTGATGCCGCGCGCCCGGATCACCGAGCTCCTCCATGAAGCCGCCCGCGGCACGGGGTTCCTCTCCGCCTTTACCAACCTGCGCACCGGCGATCCGTGTCCAAACGAGAACGCGCTGCTCGCCGCCATCCTGGCTGACGCGACCAACCTCGGCCTCGCGCGCATGGCTGAGGCCAGCCAGGGGGTGACCCGCGACCAGCTCGTCTGGACCGCCGACGCCTACCTCCGGGAGGAGACCTACAAGGCCGCACTCGCGCGCATCATAGACGCCCACCACGCCCTGCCGATCTCCGCCGTTTGGGGCGACGGGACGACCTCCAGCTCCGACGGCCAGTTTTTCCGCTCCGGCAAGCGGGGTGCCGCCGCCGGCGAGATCAACGCCCGCTATGGCGTCGATCCCGGCTTCAGCTTCTACACCCACGTCTCCGACCAGCATGCCCCCTACCACGTGCGGGTGATCTCGGCCGCGACGCACGAGGCGCCCTACGTCCTGGATGGCCTGCTCCACCACGGGTCGAGCCTGCCTCTGGCCGAGCACTACACCGACACGGGCGGCGCGACCGACCACGTGTTCGCACTCTGCGCCATGCTGGGCTTCCGGTTCTGTCCGCGCCTGCGCGACTTCCCCGACCGACGATTGATTCCCATCGCGCCACCGACCGCCTACCCGGCGCTGGCGCCGCTGCTCGGCAAGAAGGTCCGCGCCGATGTCGTCCGGGAGCACTGGGGCGAGATCCTGCGCCTGGTAGCCTCGCTGAAGGCCGGCCACGCCGCGCCCTCAGTCATGTTGAAGAAGCTGGCCGCCTACGAGCGGCAGAACCAGCTCGACCTTGCGCTGCAGGAGGTCGGGAAGGTCGAGCGCACCCTGTTCATGCTGGACTGGCTCGAGAACCCTGTCTTGCGCCAGCGCTGCCAGGCCGGATTGAACAAGAGCGAGCAACGCCACCAACTCACGCAAGCCCTCTACACGTTCCGTCAGGGCCGCCTTGTCGACCGCTCGCATGAAGCGCAGCAATACCGGGCCTCCGGTCTCAACCTCGTGATCGCGTCCATCGTCTGGTGGAACACGACCTACATCGCCGATGGCGTCGATCATCTCCGGGGCGCCGGCGAACAGGTCCGTGACGAGGTTCTGGCCCACACCTCACCCGTGGGCTGGGAGCACATCGCCTTCTCCGGCGACTTCCTCTGGGACCGCGCCGCGGCGCTCCCGCACGGTCGCCGCCCGCTCAATCTCGGCCGAACGACCCGTCGGGTCGCCTGA
- the rnd gene encoding ribonuclease D, whose product MKLITSTEELASACARFATQPFVTVDTEFMRETTYYPKLCLIQIAAPDGSTALVDPLASGLDLAPFFALMGDERVLKVFHSARQDLEIIWLLGGLLPQPFFDTQVAAMVCGYGDSVSYEQLVNDVAKAKIDKSSRFTDWSRRPLSDAQLSYALSDVTHLIKVYETLARELISTDRGAWLDEEMAVLTSPDTYRADPDQAWRRLSSRMRKAREIAVLMEVAAWREREAQSRNVPRGRILKDEAVIDIATSAPRSVEALGRLRTIPAGFERSRTGTDILAAVERGLSRDPASVPTPERGRARSGGNGALVELLKVLLKAVCEDERVAPKIIATVDDLEALAEDDAADVPVLHGWRRGLFGEKALALKAGRLALSAEGGRVVVRELP is encoded by the coding sequence ATGAAGCTGATTACTTCGACGGAAGAACTCGCCTCCGCCTGCGCGCGCTTCGCCACGCAACCCTTCGTGACCGTCGACACGGAGTTCATGCGCGAGACGACCTATTATCCGAAGCTGTGCCTGATCCAGATCGCGGCACCGGACGGGTCGACCGCGCTCGTCGACCCGCTGGCCTCTGGCCTCGACCTTGCTCCGTTCTTCGCGCTGATGGGCGACGAGCGGGTGCTGAAGGTCTTCCACTCGGCCCGGCAGGACCTCGAGATCATCTGGCTGCTCGGCGGGCTCCTGCCTCAGCCCTTCTTCGACACGCAGGTCGCCGCGATGGTCTGCGGCTACGGCGATTCGGTCTCCTACGAGCAGCTGGTCAACGACGTCGCCAAGGCGAAGATCGACAAGTCGTCGCGCTTCACCGACTGGTCGCGCCGCCCGCTCTCGGACGCGCAGCTGAGCTACGCGCTCTCGGACGTCACCCACCTGATCAAGGTCTACGAGACCCTGGCCCGCGAGCTGATCTCCACCGACCGCGGCGCCTGGCTCGACGAGGAGATGGCGGTCCTCACCTCCCCCGACACCTACCGGGCCGATCCGGACCAGGCCTGGCGGCGCCTGAGCAGCCGGATGCGCAAGGCCCGCGAGATCGCGGTGCTGATGGAGGTGGCGGCCTGGCGCGAGCGCGAGGCGCAGAGCCGCAACGTGCCGCGCGGGCGCATCCTGAAGGACGAGGCGGTGATCGACATCGCCACCTCGGCACCGCGCAGCGTCGAGGCCCTGGGGCGGCTTCGCACGATTCCCGCTGGGTTCGAGCGCTCGCGCACCGGCACCGACATCCTGGCCGCCGTCGAGCGCGGCCTGTCGCGCGATCCCGCGAGCGTGCCGACCCCTGAGCGCGGCCGCGCCCGCAGCGGCGGCAACGGCGCGCTGGTCGAGCTCCTCAAGGTGCTGCTGAAGGCCGTCTGCGAGGACGAGCGCGTGGCGCCGAAGATCATCGCCACCGTCGACGACCTCGAGGCCCTGGCCGAGGACGACGCGGCCGACGTCCCGGTGCTGCACGGCTGGCGCCGCGGGTTGTTCGGCGAGAAGGCCCTGGCGTTGAAGGCCGGGCGCCTGGCGCTGTCGGCGGAGGGCGGGCGCGTGGTGGTGCGGGAGCTGCCATAG
- a CDS encoding MFS transporter, which translates to MWWRIALLAVGTFAIGTDGFIVAGVLQDISRQLDVSVAAAGQLVTVFAAIYAISSPVVASLTASLPRRRLLLVALSVFVVGNGVAAWAESYTMLRTARRMYAEQR; encoded by the coding sequence ATGTGGTGGAGAATCGCCCTTCTGGCAGTGGGTACGTTCGCGATCGGCACTGACGGGTTCATCGTGGCCGGTGTCCTGCAGGATATCAGTCGCCAGCTGGACGTGAGCGTGGCCGCGGCCGGTCAGCTGGTCACGGTCTTCGCGGCGATCTACGCGATCAGCTCTCCTGTCGTGGCCTCCCTGACGGCGAGCTTGCCGCGCCGCAGGCTTCTGCTCGTCGCCTTGTCCGTCTTCGTCGTCGGCAACGGGGTGGCGGCGTGGGCCGAGAGCTACACGATGCTGAGGACAGCGCGACGGATGTACGCTGAGCAACGCTAA
- a CDS encoding glycosyltransferase family 2 protein has product MPGLVAVVVAHDSAGVLPACLAALAREHVPALVVDNASRDGSADLAASLGARVLRLPRNEGYGRANNAGIWAAGRAEYALIVNPDVELQPGAADALLAAAEAYPDAGLFAPRIVEPDGRFFYQPRSLLAPYLTNPRGRLHPPEGDACAPFLSGACLMVRRDLFLSLGGFDPEIFLFYEDDDLCRRIADAGKALVHVHGAVAFHGRGASSAPERGRVRRSRWHQAWSRSYVSRKYGLPDPTAAMLAKNGVKALLALLALRRSGIERYGGSVAGAWAARRGRSALAQEGLAAEPALRPEAGAW; this is encoded by the coding sequence GTGCCCGGTCTCGTCGCGGTCGTCGTCGCGCATGACAGTGCCGGCGTGCTGCCGGCCTGCCTGGCCGCGCTCGCCCGCGAGCACGTGCCGGCGCTCGTTGTCGACAACGCAAGCCGCGACGGCTCGGCGGATCTCGCTGCCAGCTTAGGCGCGCGGGTGCTGCGGCTCCCCCGCAACGAGGGCTACGGCCGGGCCAACAATGCCGGGATCTGGGCGGCGGGCCGGGCCGAATACGCGCTGATCGTCAACCCGGATGTCGAGCTTCAGCCCGGCGCTGCCGACGCCTTGCTGGCGGCGGCCGAGGCTTATCCGGATGCGGGCTTGTTCGCGCCCCGCATCGTCGAGCCCGATGGGCGGTTCTTCTACCAACCGCGCTCGCTGCTGGCGCCCTATCTCACCAACCCGCGCGGGCGCCTTCACCCGCCGGAGGGGGATGCCTGCGCGCCGTTCCTGTCCGGCGCCTGCCTGATGGTGCGGCGCGACCTGTTCCTGTCCCTCGGCGGCTTCGACCCCGAGATCTTCCTGTTCTACGAGGACGACGACCTCTGCCGCCGGATCGCCGATGCGGGCAAGGCGCTCGTCCACGTCCACGGCGCGGTGGCGTTCCACGGGCGCGGCGCCTCGAGCGCGCCGGAGCGCGGCCGGGTGCGCCGCTCGCGCTGGCACCAGGCCTGGTCGCGATCTTATGTCTCGCGCAAATACGGCCTGCCGGACCCGACGGCCGCGATGCTGGCGAAGAACGGCGTGAAGGCGCTGCTCGCGCTCCTCGCCCTCCGCCGCTCAGGGATCGAGCGCTACGGCGGCTCGGTCGCCGGCGCCTGGGCGGCCCGGCGGGGCCGCAGCGCGCTCGCGCAGGAGGGGCTGGCGGCGGAGCCGGCCCTGCGGCCGGAGGCGGGCGCATGGTAA
- a CDS encoding DUF86 domain-containing protein: MAPREFRHALDDMLAAIDGIQRATAGKTLMDYAGDWLLKHGVQRGIEIISEASRAVPDDIQARRPEVPWRKIRGIGNVLRHEYHNLSDRIIWGIVVDELPPLRSAVVFLLFDDDREDRPDAP; encoded by the coding sequence ATGGCGCCGCGTGAGTTTCGCCACGCTCTCGACGATATGCTCGCGGCGATCGACGGCATTCAGCGTGCGACGGCAGGCAAGACCCTTATGGATTACGCTGGAGACTGGTTGCTGAAGCACGGCGTGCAGCGCGGCATCGAAATCATCTCCGAGGCAAGTCGCGCAGTGCCGGACGACATCCAGGCGCGGCGGCCGGAGGTGCCGTGGCGCAAGATCCGCGGCATCGGAAACGTGCTGCGGCACGAATACCATAACCTGTCCGACCGCATCATCTGGGGTATCGTGGTGGACGAGCTTCCGCCGCTGCGGAGCGCCGTCGTATTTCTTCTGTTCGATGACGATCGGGAGGACAGGCCGGATGCGCCGTGA
- the aspS gene encoding aspartate--tRNA ligase: MHRYRSHTCGALRPSEIGATVRLSGWCHRVRDHGGVLFIDLRDHYGITQCVIDPDSAAFKAAEAVRSEWVIRIDGRVRQRPAGTENAELPTGAVEVYITDLEVLGAAAELPMPVFGDQEYPEETRLKYRFLDLRREKLHANIMRRGAIIDSLRRRMREGGFFEFQTPILTASSPEGARDFLVPSRLHPGKFYALPQAPQQFKQLTMIAGFDRYFQIAPCFRDEDARADRSPGEFYQLDIEMSFVTQEDVFQAVEPVLRSVFEEFAEGKRVSPSFVRIPYAEAMLKYGVDKPDLRNPVVIADVTEEFLREDVTFNAFKNAIKAGGVVRAVPAPSAASQPRSFFDKLNDWARSEGAPGLGYIVFEEENGQLTGRGPIAKFVPAEAQAAIAAKAGIKAGDAVFFSAGPEAKAAGLAGKARIRVGDELNLSDKDQFAFCWITDFPMYEWNEDEKRVDFSHNPFSMPNFDHEAFMALDPEDHATILGIKAFQYDIVCNGIELSSGAIRNHRPEVMEKAFGLAGYPKEVLEAKFGGMLNALKMGAPPHGGIAPGVDRIVMLLCNEPNIREVVLFPMNQRAEDLMMGAPSEVTTKQLRELHIRLNLPQKQG, from the coding sequence ATGCACCGCTACCGTTCCCATACCTGCGGGGCGCTCCGCCCGTCCGAAATCGGCGCGACCGTCCGTCTCTCCGGCTGGTGCCACCGCGTTCGCGACCATGGCGGCGTGCTGTTCATCGACCTGCGCGACCATTACGGGATCACCCAATGCGTGATCGATCCGGATTCCGCGGCCTTCAAGGCGGCGGAAGCCGTGCGCTCCGAGTGGGTGATCCGCATCGACGGGCGGGTGCGCCAGCGGCCCGCCGGCACCGAGAACGCGGAACTCCCGACCGGCGCGGTCGAGGTCTACATCACCGACCTCGAGGTGCTGGGCGCCGCCGCCGAGCTGCCGATGCCGGTCTTCGGCGACCAGGAATATCCGGAGGAGACGCGGCTCAAGTACCGCTTCCTCGACCTGCGCCGCGAGAAGCTGCACGCCAACATCATGCGCCGCGGCGCGATCATCGATTCGCTGCGCCGGCGGATGCGCGAGGGCGGGTTCTTCGAGTTCCAGACCCCGATCCTCACCGCCTCCTCGCCGGAGGGCGCGCGCGACTTCCTGGTGCCGTCGCGCCTGCATCCGGGCAAGTTCTACGCCCTGCCGCAGGCCCCGCAGCAGTTCAAGCAGCTGACGATGATCGCCGGCTTCGACCGGTACTTCCAGATCGCGCCCTGCTTCCGCGACGAGGACGCCCGGGCCGACCGCTCGCCGGGCGAGTTCTACCAGCTCGACATCGAGATGAGCTTCGTCACGCAGGAAGACGTCTTCCAGGCGGTGGAGCCGGTCCTGCGCTCGGTCTTCGAGGAATTCGCGGAAGGAAAGCGGGTCTCGCCGAGCTTCGTGCGCATCCCCTACGCCGAGGCGATGCTGAAATACGGCGTCGACAAGCCGGACCTGCGCAACCCCGTCGTCATCGCGGACGTGACCGAGGAGTTCCTGCGCGAGGACGTGACCTTCAACGCGTTCAAGAACGCCATCAAGGCGGGCGGCGTGGTCCGGGCGGTTCCGGCCCCGAGTGCAGCCTCCCAGCCGCGCTCGTTCTTCGACAAGCTCAACGACTGGGCCCGCTCCGAGGGCGCGCCCGGCCTCGGCTACATCGTGTTCGAGGAGGAGAACGGCCAGCTCACTGGCCGCGGGCCCATCGCCAAGTTCGTGCCGGCGGAGGCGCAAGCCGCCATCGCCGCCAAGGCCGGGATCAAGGCCGGCGACGCGGTGTTCTTCTCTGCCGGCCCCGAGGCCAAGGCGGCGGGGCTCGCCGGCAAGGCCCGCATCCGCGTCGGCGACGAGCTGAACCTGTCCGACAAGGACCAGTTCGCCTTCTGCTGGATCACCGACTTCCCGATGTACGAGTGGAACGAGGACGAGAAGCGGGTCGACTTCTCGCACAACCCGTTCTCGATGCCGAACTTCGACCACGAGGCCTTCATGGCCCTCGACCCCGAGGACCACGCGACGATCCTCGGCATCAAGGCGTTCCAGTACGACATCGTCTGCAACGGCATCGAATTGTCGTCGGGCGCGATCCGCAACCATCGCCCCGAGGTGATGGAGAAGGCGTTCGGCCTCGCCGGCTACCCGAAGGAGGTTCTGGAGGCGAAGTTCGGCGGCATGCTGAACGCGCTGAAGATGGGAGCTCCGCCGCACGGCGGCATCGCGCCGGGCGTCGACCGCATCGTGATGCTGCTCTGCAACGAGCCGAACATCCGCGAGGTGGTGCTGTTCCCGATGAACCAGCGCGCCGAGGACCTGATGATGGGCGCACCCTCCGAGGTGACCACGAAGCAGCTGCGCGAGCTGCATATCCGCCTCAACCTGCCGCAGAAGCAGGGCTGA
- a CDS encoding acyltransferase family protein, with amino-acid sequence MVTVAAGLARPHNAFGAMRLALALLVVVSHAFSVTTGHILDEPLARLTGYTLGEHAVNGFFAVSGFLVTMSLMRRGPRDYVVARALRIAPGLVAATLAVSLGLGSLMTSSALSAYWADPGLWRFISGTLTTFKSNAALPGVFSDNPFRFPMGTVWTLKYEVLCYLGLLAAGLLGTLRWRWLAPLLVAGLALGLALAGLRDGEMPKALETSLRLPLIFAAGAALFLYADRAPLSRPLALALLVLAGLVHGTALYPPLLFLAEAYGVLCLGLSPPVRHPILDPRADLSYGTYLYGWPVQQSLHALFPATSAWMLLGPSLVFTLAVAALSWRYVERPALGWKARLIGRREAMA; translated from the coding sequence ATGGTAACGGTCGCCGCCGGCCTCGCCCGGCCGCACAACGCCTTCGGGGCGATGAGACTGGCGCTGGCGCTCCTCGTCGTCGTCTCGCACGCCTTCAGCGTCACCACCGGCCACATCCTCGACGAGCCGCTGGCGCGCCTCACCGGCTACACGCTCGGCGAGCACGCGGTGAACGGCTTCTTCGCCGTCTCCGGTTTCCTCGTCACGATGAGCCTGATGCGGCGCGGCCCGCGCGACTACGTCGTGGCGCGGGCCTTGCGCATCGCGCCGGGCCTCGTCGCGGCGACGCTCGCCGTGTCGCTCGGCCTCGGCAGCCTGATGACGAGCTCAGCCCTCTCCGCCTATTGGGCCGATCCGGGCTTGTGGCGGTTCATCTCCGGCACGCTCACCACCTTCAAGAGCAACGCCGCCCTGCCGGGCGTCTTTTCGGACAACCCGTTCCGCTTCCCGATGGGGACGGTCTGGACACTCAAATACGAGGTGCTGTGCTATCTCGGCCTCCTGGCGGCGGGGCTCCTCGGCACCCTGCGGTGGCGCTGGCTCGCACCCCTCCTCGTCGCCGGCCTGGCTCTGGGCCTCGCGCTCGCCGGCCTGCGCGACGGCGAGATGCCGAAGGCCCTGGAGACGTCGTTACGCCTGCCGCTGATCTTCGCGGCGGGCGCGGCTTTGTTCCTCTACGCCGACCGCGCGCCCTTGAGCCGGCCGCTGGCGCTCGCGCTCCTCGTCCTCGCGGGCCTCGTCCACGGCACCGCCCTCTACCCGCCTTTGCTGTTCCTCGCCGAGGCCTACGGCGTGCTCTGCCTCGGCCTCAGCCCCCCGGTCCGCCACCCGATCCTCGATCCTCGGGCGGACCTGTCCTACGGTACCTACCTGTATGGCTGGCCGGTGCAGCAGAGCCTGCATGCCCTGTTCCCGGCGACCTCGGCTTGGATGCTTCTGGGGCCATCGCTCGTCTTCACGCTCGCGGTGGCGGCTTTGTCCTGGCGCTACGTCGAGCGGCCGGCGTTGGGATGGAAGGCGCGGCTGATCGGGCGGCGCGAGGCGATGGCCTGA
- a CDS encoding collagen-like protein: MGRGGTGRFALRSGAALAACLTMAAPARAEIQILAARITAGELWVLGTADGPDTEVSLDGRFTAKADTRGKFEFRLLYHPATCIVTLRAGRQERGAVVGECGQQGPAGPEGPKGAAGPEGQAEIRTVTGPPGPPGPRGEAGPPGPRGEDGARGEAGPQGPAGPAGPRGEAGLRGEAGLAGARGEPGAKGEAGPPGEPGARGETGPAGEAGPRGETGLPGAPGARGETGPPGPAGSPGKPGPRGPAGPAGPPGPRGPAGPVSRAPAAAARPQAPARTQIPQPAVGRPAPAAPAEGDVY, encoded by the coding sequence ATGGGACGCGGCGGAACCGGACGCTTCGCGTTGCGATCGGGCGCGGCCCTCGCGGCCTGCCTGACGATGGCGGCGCCGGCCCGGGCCGAGATCCAGATCCTGGCGGCGCGGATCACCGCGGGCGAGCTCTGGGTGCTGGGTACCGCCGACGGGCCGGACACCGAGGTCAGCCTCGACGGCCGCTTCACCGCCAAGGCCGATACCCGCGGCAAGTTCGAATTCCGCCTCCTCTACCATCCGGCGACCTGCATCGTGACCCTGCGCGCCGGCCGCCAGGAGCGCGGCGCGGTGGTGGGCGAGTGCGGCCAGCAGGGCCCCGCGGGTCCGGAAGGCCCGAAGGGCGCCGCAGGCCCCGAGGGCCAGGCCGAGATCAGGACCGTGACCGGGCCGCCCGGCCCTCCCGGTCCCAGGGGTGAAGCCGGCCCTCCGGGGCCACGCGGTGAGGACGGAGCGCGGGGCGAGGCCGGACCCCAGGGCCCGGCCGGTCCTGCCGGGCCGCGCGGCGAGGCGGGGTTGCGGGGCGAGGCCGGGCTGGCCGGTGCACGGGGAGAGCCGGGAGCGAAGGGCGAGGCGGGCCCGCCGGGCGAACCCGGAGCGCGCGGCGAGACCGGCCCGGCGGGGGAGGCGGGGCCGCGCGGCGAGACCGGCCTGCCCGGAGCCCCGGGCGCGCGGGGCGAGACCGGGCCGCCGGGCCCGGCCGGTAGTCCCGGCAAGCCCGGGCCGCGCGGACCCGCGGGCCCGGCGGGACCGCCCGGCCCGCGGGGTCCAGCGGGGCCGGTCTCCCGTGCGCCGGCCGCCGCAGCACGACCGCAGGCGCCGGCTCGGACGCAGATTCCTCAACCGGCGGTCGGCCGGCCGGCACCTGCAGCGCCCGCGGAGGGCGACGTGTACTGA
- a CDS encoding MerR family transcriptional regulator, producing the protein MQIGELSRRTGVSVRMLRYYEREHLLQPARRSSGYRDYGEDDVRLVERIRALSAAGLTLSTARIVLPCVNDHGERFQPCKEVRPALEREMRRISKKIATLETSRQILMDYLSDVG; encoded by the coding sequence ATGCAGATCGGCGAATTATCGCGTCGCACGGGGGTCAGCGTGCGGATGCTGCGCTACTACGAGCGGGAGCACCTGCTGCAACCGGCGCGCCGATCCTCCGGCTATCGCGATTATGGCGAGGACGACGTTCGCCTGGTCGAGCGCATCCGCGCCTTGAGTGCCGCCGGCCTCACGCTCTCGACCGCGCGGATCGTCCTGCCCTGCGTCAACGATCACGGAGAGCGGTTCCAGCCCTGCAAGGAAGTTCGCCCGGCCTTGGAACGAGAGATGCGCCGCATCTCCAAAAAAATCGCCACTCTGGAAACGAGCCGCCAGATCTTGATGGATTACCTGAGCGACGTGGGATGA